The DNA sequence AGCCAAGCTATCGATGTACCAGCCAAACATACATAGAACGATCAGTCCAACGGTAGCAATGGTGATTTGATTTTTCATAAATTCACCCCCAATCCATAGGTAAGGGCATTGAAACCGATGGTCAAGACCTTACCTGTGAAATCCAGTGCCGCTTTGACATCACTGATTGATGCCGATAGTTCATAACTGGTTACTGACACCCACTGGCTGACTTGCCAAAACAGCCCGAACAACCCCGTGGCAAACGCAATTGAAAATGCCAGCAGTCCTGTATCATCTTCAACAACGATGTTCACAGCTAAACGAGTTTGGTGACAGAGAGTTATGGCACGAGTGTTCATTGCACAACCTCCCAACCGTCACCATTTTTGACAACCTGTCCAGTTTCTGACAGTGCTTTCAAGTCGCTGTACACTGTACCCCGCGAAGTGTTCAATCGGTCAGCCAGGGCTGTCGGGCCGATGTCACACTCGAGGGTCAGAATGTGCAACAACTTGCCGCGGCGTTGTTCAATGGTCAAGGCATCCTGTTGCGCTTTGACCTGTTGAGCCTGTGCAATACTGCTGTTTTGCACACGTTTGGCTTGTTCAATTTCCTCTCGCAGACTGTTCAAGGTCTCCTGAGCTTGTTCAATCGAACTGTTCACTCTGTCGGCCTCACTGTTCAGTTGGTTGAGTGCTGACTGTTTAGCTTTGATCAGCTCATCCAGTTCCAGACGTTTGGTGTTCAGTTCCTCTGTCAGTTGTTCAATACTCTCGACAGTATTTGAACGTTTAACGACGTGCTTGATCTGTCCAATGAAGGTTTCAAATGACAGCAATAAAAACAGGCTGGGCATTGCAGCCATAGCCCGGCTTAGAATGTCAGTCTGGGCGTGGGCGACATTGAACGAACCGGCGATCAAAGAGGAACCAATGATCAAGGCCCATTGCCATCTGACGCTTTCACCGTTTACCGATCTGTACAGTGCGTTCAGACTGAAGATAACCACACCCGCCTCAACGACTAGGGGAAAGAGTGGGGGAATGCTGACACCATGTTGGGCGGCCAAATCGGTCAAGGCATTGAAGGATAAGACAAAGGAAAACAATGCCATCAATAACGTCAGGCTTCCGGTAATCCAAGCGATTGTTTTTGTATTCATCAGGTACCTCCATTTAGGTATAAATAATGCTACCTATTATTTCAAAAAAATATGTCATATTTATTTTGGTAGAAAAATTACTACCTATCTAGCTAAAAAAAGAGACTTATTCTTTCTTTGCCTTTGGGCCGGTACGGGCATCGTCTGAGTTCTGAATTTCGGTCACATACTTCTCTAAACTATCCACGCGAATCAGATAAGTGGGACCAACTTTGATGGCTTCAATCTTACCGTGCCGAATCAAGCGGCGTAGGTATTCTTCGTTATAGCCGGTTTTTTGACTGGCTTCTTTGATGGTGTAGCTGGGCCATTCAGGCATAGAATCGTCCTTTAATAGGTAGTACTTATGGGACGATTTTAACATAATGTGGCTTTGACGGCTAATTTTGGCAATCATTTTTATCAATTTGGTATTGGTAGTAAATCTACTACCTATATTACTCAAAAAACAAATTTTTGTCAAGTGTAAGTGCAATTTTCATCGAGAATAGGGGGCAAGATTAAAAAAAACTTAAAATAGTGGTATAATTGACTTTATGAATGGTTTGGCAAGAAAATATCGAATAGGCTTGATAAAGCAGTATCAAAATTAGCAAAGAACCTAGTTTCTTCATACTCACTACCAGGTAAAAATAGCCCACTCCAATAGGAGCGAAATCGCTTCACCCAATAATCATATCTTCAACAATTCCTAAAATTTGAGGAATCTCCAATGGAATCACTAAAACAACTTTGTACCCCGCGTGAAAGCGCCTTTGACACTCAGCGCCGAGATACAGTGCTGGATCTGACCGATCTGATCGGCGATCGGATCAAACCTGAAGAGTTCTTCAACGAAAACTACATTACCGAAGGTATGAAAACCCTATTAGAACACGGTTTCAAACGTCTGGAAGGTAAAACAAGTCAGGGTATCTTTAAACTCAGGCAGGCGATGGGGGGTGGTAAAACTCACAACTTGTTGGTCTTGGGTTTGTTGGCCAAGCACCCTGAGTTCCGCGAGCAGGTAATGGGCGAATTCTACACCCCTGACCCTGACCTAGGGCCAATCCGTGTCGTTGCCTTCTCTGGCCGCGAGTCCGACGCACCGTTTGGTCTTTGGGGCGCTATTGCGGAACAGATGGACAAAAAGGATCAGTTCAAAGACCTTTACTCACCCTTACAAGCCCCCGGCCAAAAAGCGTGGGAGAAGTTGTTCGCCAATGAAACCGTCCTGATTTTGCTCGACGAGTTGCCTCCCTATTTCCAGAGTGCTCGTTCCAAGGCGATTGGTAATTCTGACTTGGCCGAAGTAACCGCAACAGCGCTTTCTAACCTATTGGTTGCGATTGGTCGCGAAGCTTGCGACCGGGTATGCCTGGTCCTAACCGACCTGACTGGCTCTTATGAAACTGGCAGCCAGCAAATTTCAACAGTGCTGGCCGACCTGGAGAAAGAAACTCATCGCACGGCTATGAGCCTGGAGCCGGTTCGGATCAACTCGGACGAACTGTACCATATTCTGCGTAAACGTATTTTTGAAACCCTCCCCACTGAAAGCGAAATCAGTGAGGTGGCGCAGGGCTACGCCAAAGCCGTTCGTGATGCCAGGCAAATGGACATCACCAATGAGTCGCCGGAGCAGTTTGCTGCCCGCATCCAGGTGTCTTATCCTTTCCATCCCGCTATTCGCGACTTGTACGCCCGTTTCCGCGAGAATCTCGGCTTTCAGCAGACACGCGGGCTAATCCGGTTGATGCGAATTGTCGTTTCCCGATTGTGGGAAACTGGGGCAGCCAATCAACGCTATCTGATTGCCGCCCACGATCTGGATTTTAATTACCAGGAAACGATGACCGAAATTGATCAAATCAACAATACACTGGGCAATGCTGTTGCTCACGATATTGCTTCCGGTGGCAATGCAGTGGCAGAGGTAATGGATGCCCAATTGGGCGGTACCGACACACAAGACGCCTGTCGCTTGCTCTTTATGGCTTCGCTGGCAAATGTGCCTAACGCCGTTTTGGGATTATCCATCTCTGAACTCATTGCCTTTTTAGCCGAACCAGACCGTGACCTTTCCAAACTTAAGAACGACGTTTTGGCCCGGTTGTCCACCGCAGCCTGGTACTTGCACAGTACCCGCGACGGCAAACTGTTTTTTAAGAATACACAGAATCTCAACGCCAAACTTGAGTCGCTGGTGAAGGCGTATCAGGCTGAACAGGCGGTGCGGGAATTGCGTACCCGGCTGGCCGAAATTTTCCAGCCGACCAACCGCTGGTGTTACCAGCGCGTACTGGCCTTACCGGCGGTGGATGAAATCGAATTGGAGCAAGACCAGGTCACCCTCATTATCACCGAACCACATCCGGGGTCTGGCTTGCGACAAGATTTGCAGCGATTTTTTGACCAAGCCACTTACCAAAACCGGCTCGCTTTTTTAACCGGCACGCGAAACACCTATAACGACCTGATTGATACTGGCAAACGTTTGAGGGCGATCCAGCAAATCCTGGATGAGTTAGCCGCCGAGCATGTGCCGGACAATGATCCACAGATGACTCAGGCTAAAGATCTGGCCGAACGCACTCTGTTGGCCTTTCATTCGGCGGTGCGAGAAACCTTTACCACTTTGTGGTTCCCCATAAAAAACGGCCTAACCAGCGCCGACTTCAGCATGCAGTTTGAAGGCAACCGCTATAGCGGCGAGGACCAAATTGTTGAACTGCTCAAAGAAAAGGCTAAATTTGAAACTGATGTAACCGGTGAAGTTTTTCAAAAGAAATGCGAACGCCGCCTGTTTACTACCCAATCATTACCCTGGAGCGAGATAAAACTGCGCGCCGCCACCAATACCCAATGGCAGTGGCATTTACCCAGCGCCTTGGATGATTTGAAAACCGATTGTCTACGGCGCGATGTGTGGCGCGAGGAGGGTGGCTTTGTGGACAAGGGGCCCTTCCCGCAACCCAAGACCGATCTTACCATCCAAGAGATGGAGCGCGATAATGATACGGGGGAAGCCCAACTTAAGCTGACCCCCCGGAACGGTGATACCATTTACTATGATGTTGGCAGTGCAGCCACAACCGCTTCGGCCAAAATTGAGGGCGACGAATTAAAAACCGCTGAGTTGCGTGTTTCTTTTCTGGTGGTTGATTCAACCGGCGAACACGAAACCGGCCCGGCCAAAAGCTGGCAAAACCGCATTACGCTCAAGTATCGAACCTTTCAAAGTGGCACCGACAAAAAATTGGAGCTGCAAGCTGCGCCAAGTGCTCCGATTTTCTACACTACCGATGGTTCAGACCCCAAAACGGTCGGGGCGGTATATAATGAGCCTTTCATCATCTCCCGCAGTTCGCAACTGGTTTTGGCTTATGCCGAACGTGACAATATCGGCTCTCAGGTAGAGCGTATCCCCATCAGTTGGGATCGAGATGAGACGGTTAAAGTTGAACGCGACCGTCCGGCCACCTGGAAACCAACCCAGCGTTTCAGATTTTCCAGTACGCGCGACACCTACGACTTTATTGAGAAGCTCAAAAAACATCAAGGTATCCCTCTGGGCGTGTCGGCGATCATCTCCGGTGAAAGCGGCGACCGGGACTGGCTTGAGTTGCAAACCAACTCGGAGAAGTGGGTTGAACCGGCCATTATCGAGGAGTGTTTGGCCGCGTTGCGCAAACTGCAAACCACCGGCCAGGTACAACTTGGGGCTGAGGCTATTCATTTTGAGATGGGGCAAGATTTGCTGGAATGGGTGGAGGATGATAAAACTACCTTACAACCCGGCGAAGTCCAGCAGTAGTCATCTGTCGAACCGGCAAAATCAGTGTATAATATCCGGTATACTTTTTCATCTGTTTTAAGCAGTCTCACGGTCAAAAAAGTGGTAACTGATGAGCAAACAAACTGAGCGGCTTTTACAAAATACATTTGGCTTTGAACCAGAAAATAGCACGCACCATTTTCTGGTAAATATTCCGCGCGGCCAACACGATCACGTTGAAATCAGTGAGCATTTCACTTGGGACCCAGTTGAGGGTTCCAGTGAGGTCTCCTATGGCAGCCGCAGCGATGGTCAAATTCGGGTGCGCCTAGCCCACCTCAAGTGGGAGGCCATTGCCGATGAGTTACGCGCCCAGTTTAACCGCCGTTTGAAAAAGTATGGCGTTAAATCTGGTAGTTGGAAAATTGGCCCCAATCTGGTACGCCGCGAATTGGGCAAAGAACTGGTGCTGCTGGCTTGGGCCATTGAAGATGCTGACCCCGGCCTGATCCCGGCGGCCATTGCCAATTGGCGGGGATTAGAGCCAGAGGAACGCTGGTGGTTGTATACCCAAACCGCTGCTGCCACCGGCCACGGCCTGAACGACCGGGGCAAAGGTTGGCGCAGAGCTGTGCGCCACGCCTTAACCGAAAATCCGGTTACGGATCATTTTACAACTCAAACCACTCTCCCCGAATTTTACCGTCGAGCTGCCGAAACGCCCTTGTTTGCTGCCCTCCGGGAAACTGAACTAAACGAGGAGTAATTGTGACCAGCCAGCCCCAATCTGCCACGCCACCCGCCGAAACCCCACTGGCGGATGCCCCTTGTTTCATTGAACACCAATTCCCCGTCGCCAAAATTTCGATGGAAAGCTATAAGGAACGTAAGGCTGGTAATGGACAAACCTTGACCGGTCTAGGCAAATGGTGGGGCCGCAAGCCGCTAGTATTAGTGCGAGCCGCCTTGTTAGGGTTGTTGCTGCCTACCACTACCGAGCCAGAAAAAGATCGGGAGATTTTCTTGAAGTTGATGACGATGGATAGTGAGGGCTTGTGGCACCGCAAAACCAAGACTATTCCCGGAAAAAGACTGCTTGAAGAGTTGTTGGTTTTACCACATTCTGTTCAGAAGCGATTCCTGGACCCAACCGCTCCATCTGACGCCCCTCAGATACGCCGCTTTTCTCGTGCCGAAGCAGAAGAACGTGAGGAATTGCAACGGCTAGTTTTTGATCGGATGAGCTATGATGAAAAACTGATCTATTGCGACCGGCCCGAACAGGTTGATGGTCCTGCGCCAGAATCGTGGGACGAGATTAATGCTCATCTAGGAACTCAAGCCAACAATTTGACGGAACTGGTGCAGGAATTGGGTCAACTCCGTTTTGGTCACGTGCCTCGGGTGGGCGATGCCTTTTGCGGTGGCGGCTCTATTCCTTTTGAAACGGCACGATTGGGGGTGGAAGCTTATGGAGCCGATCTAAACCCGATGGCAGCCTTGTTAACCTGGGCGGCATTAAATATTGATGGTGGTGGGCAGGAAACTGTAGCAGCAGTTGAGGCCGCCCAACAGCACGTGTATGAGGCCGTTGGCAAACAGATAAATTCTTGGGGTATAGAGCACAACAGTTTGGGGTGGCGGGCCGACGTTTTTCTATATTGTGTGGAAGTACGCGATCCCGAGTCTGGTTGGTGGATACCTTTAGCCCCCAATTGGGTTATTGCGGCCAGCAAAAATATCATCGCTAAGCTTGTACCCGACAAAAAGAACAGACGGTACGATATTGAAATTGTGGAAGCTGCCTCTGAAGCGGGAATGGAAACAGCCCGAAGTCGCGGTACAGTAGATAATTCACGGCTCATTCCCCCGGATGGTGGCCCCTCTACCCCTATTGAGGTCATCCGGCGCAACCTTCGTTTGTGGGGAAATGACGATTTTGTTCCTCGTCCAGATGATGTGTTTCAGGAGCGGCTCTACTGTATCCGTTGGGTCGAGACGTATCTTGATAGCCAAGGACGGAAACGCACCCGACGTCACTACCGTGCTCCAACCACCGATGATTTGCAGCGGGAAGCCAAAGTATTGGAATTGCTTAAAGAGCGTTTTCATCACTGGCAGGTAAAAGGGTTTATTCCCAGCCGTGCCATTATACCTGGCAGTGAAACTACTCGTTTGCAGAGGGAACGTGGCTGGACCCACTGGCACCATCTTTTTACGCCACGTCAGTTGTTACTAGCAGGTTTATTTGCAGAGGAGAATGCCAAACTAACGAACAAAGCGGAACGTGCTGTTTGTTTACTTGGTATTAACAGTATCACTGATTGGAGTTCACGACTAACAAGATGGGCACCTAATCCTGGCAAAGAAATGGTAATCCAGACATTTGGCAATCAAGCTCTAAATACCCTTTTTAACTATGGGTGTCGAGGATTGACATACCTTGAAACGTCGTTTTTTTTACGACTGGTTCCATCGTTTTGCGTGTCCTCACATACAATGGCTTCAGATGCCCGTGACACTTCAGAGACCTGCACAATTTGGATCACCGATCCACCCTACGCTGATGCGGTAAATTACCATGAATTGTCGGAGTTCTTCCTGGCATGGTACGATAAGCAACTGTCCCAGCTCTTTCCCGATTGGTATACTGACTCCAAGCGGGCACTGGCGGTGCAGGGTAGTGATGAGAGTTTTCGACGGGCTATGGTTGATGCTTACACCCGCCTGGTGCAAAACATGCCGGATAACGGCTTGCAAATCGTGATGTTCACCCACCAGGATGCTGCTGTCTGGGCTGATCTGACCATGATCTTGTGGGCTGCTGGACTACACGTCACCCAGGCCTGGACTATTGCCACCGAAACCGACTCGGCGCTCAAACAAGGCAATTACGTCCAAGGTACGGTTCTGCTGGTGTTGCGCAAACGCAAGGAAACCGAGCCGCTCTTCATGGATGAGATCATCCACGATGTTGAGGCCGAAGTGCGCCGCCAGCTTGATACTATGACCCGGCTGGAAGATGATAGCGACCCCAACTTTGGCGATGCTGATTACCAACTGGCTGCCTATGCCGCCGCTCTGCGAGTGCTGACCGCCCAACCTATCGAAGAGATTAACCCGGAGCGAGAAATTCTGCGTGAGCGTAAGCCCGGCGAAATCAGCCCGGTAGAAAAATTGATCCGCGATGCGGTCAAAATTGCCGCCGACCACCTGGTGCCCCGGAACTTCAACCCCGACATTTGGCGGTTCCTATCTCCAATGGAACGGTTCTATTTGAAGGGGTTGGAAGTGGAAAGTCACGGCGAATATCGTAGTGGTGTTTATCAGGAATTGGCCCGGGGCTTTGGCGCCGCCGAATACACCGAGCTATTGGCCAATACTCGCGCCAATGAAACCCGCCTCAAAAGCGCCACCGAATTCGGCAAAAAGGGGCTGTCCGGGGCTGGCTTTGATGGTTCGTTGCTGCGCCAATGTCTCTTTGCCGTGCATCAAGTCCGTCAAACTGAAGAAACACAAACCGGTCTCAACTGGCTCAAAACCGAACTGCCGGATTATTGGAACCAGCGGGAGCGGATCATCCACCTTCTAGATTATTTAGCGTCGCTGGTCCGCGTTTCCTCTATGGCCCACTGGCGCAAAGACGGTCAAGCAGCGGAACTCTTGGCCGGCACGGTGAGAAATGACCACGTCTAAGGCTTCAGTCGTCCGTCGTTTCTCCTCCCGTCGCCAGCGACTGGATCACTCCTTTCTGTCCCCTCGCCTCAAAGGTGCCCAACAGTATGATCGTATTGCCGGTTACTTCAGTTCCTCTCTATTGGAACTGGTTGGCGA is a window from the Anaerolineae bacterium genome containing:
- a CDS encoding DUF2637 domain-containing protein, with product MNTKTIAWITGSLTLLMALFSFVLSFNALTDLAAQHGVSIPPLFPLVVEAGVVIFSLNALYRSVNGESVRWQWALIIGSSLIAGSFNVAHAQTDILSRAMAAMPSLFLLLSFETFIGQIKHVVKRSNTVESIEQLTEELNTKRLELDELIKAKQSALNQLNSEADRVNSSIEQAQETLNSLREEIEQAKRVQNSSIAQAQQVKAQQDALTIEQRRGKLLHILTLECDIGPTALADRLNTSRGTVYSDLKALSETGQVVKNGDGWEVVQ
- a CDS encoding DUF499 domain-containing protein, which codes for MESLKQLCTPRESAFDTQRRDTVLDLTDLIGDRIKPEEFFNENYITEGMKTLLEHGFKRLEGKTSQGIFKLRQAMGGGKTHNLLVLGLLAKHPEFREQVMGEFYTPDPDLGPIRVVAFSGRESDAPFGLWGAIAEQMDKKDQFKDLYSPLQAPGQKAWEKLFANETVLILLDELPPYFQSARSKAIGNSDLAEVTATALSNLLVAIGREACDRVCLVLTDLTGSYETGSQQISTVLADLEKETHRTAMSLEPVRINSDELYHILRKRIFETLPTESEISEVAQGYAKAVRDARQMDITNESPEQFAARIQVSYPFHPAIRDLYARFRENLGFQQTRGLIRLMRIVVSRLWETGAANQRYLIAAHDLDFNYQETMTEIDQINNTLGNAVAHDIASGGNAVAEVMDAQLGGTDTQDACRLLFMASLANVPNAVLGLSISELIAFLAEPDRDLSKLKNDVLARLSTAAWYLHSTRDGKLFFKNTQNLNAKLESLVKAYQAEQAVRELRTRLAEIFQPTNRWCYQRVLALPAVDEIELEQDQVTLIITEPHPGSGLRQDLQRFFDQATYQNRLAFLTGTRNTYNDLIDTGKRLRAIQQILDELAAEHVPDNDPQMTQAKDLAERTLLAFHSAVRETFTTLWFPIKNGLTSADFSMQFEGNRYSGEDQIVELLKEKAKFETDVTGEVFQKKCERRLFTTQSLPWSEIKLRAATNTQWQWHLPSALDDLKTDCLRRDVWREEGGFVDKGPFPQPKTDLTIQEMERDNDTGEAQLKLTPRNGDTIYYDVGSAATTASAKIEGDELKTAELRVSFLVVDSTGEHETGPAKSWQNRITLKYRTFQSGTDKKLELQAAPSAPIFYTTDGSDPKTVGAVYNEPFIISRSSQLVLAYAERDNIGSQVERIPISWDRDETVKVERDRPATWKPTQRFRFSSTRDTYDFIEKLKKHQGIPLGVSAIISGESGDRDWLELQTNSEKWVEPAIIEECLAALRKLQTTGQVQLGAEAIHFEMGQDLLEWVEDDKTTLQPGEVQQ
- a CDS encoding helix-turn-helix domain-containing protein; this translates as MPEWPSYTIKEASQKTGYNEEYLRRLIRHGKIEAIKVGPTYLIRVDSLEKYVTEIQNSDDARTGPKAKKE
- a CDS encoding DUF3780 domain-containing protein; amino-acid sequence: MSKQTERLLQNTFGFEPENSTHHFLVNIPRGQHDHVEISEHFTWDPVEGSSEVSYGSRSDGQIRVRLAHLKWEAIADELRAQFNRRLKKYGVKSGSWKIGPNLVRRELGKELVLLAWAIEDADPGLIPAAIANWRGLEPEERWWLYTQTAAATGHGLNDRGKGWRRAVRHALTENPVTDHFTTQTTLPEFYRRAAETPLFAALRETELNEE
- a CDS encoding DUF1156 domain-containing protein, yielding MVTSQPQSATPPAETPLADAPCFIEHQFPVAKISMESYKERKAGNGQTLTGLGKWWGRKPLVLVRAALLGLLLPTTTEPEKDREIFLKLMTMDSEGLWHRKTKTIPGKRLLEELLVLPHSVQKRFLDPTAPSDAPQIRRFSRAEAEEREELQRLVFDRMSYDEKLIYCDRPEQVDGPAPESWDEINAHLGTQANNLTELVQELGQLRFGHVPRVGDAFCGGGSIPFETARLGVEAYGADLNPMAALLTWAALNIDGGGQETVAAVEAAQQHVYEAVGKQINSWGIEHNSLGWRADVFLYCVEVRDPESGWWIPLAPNWVIAASKNIIAKLVPDKKNRRYDIEIVEAASEAGMETARSRGTVDNSRLIPPDGGPSTPIEVIRRNLRLWGNDDFVPRPDDVFQERLYCIRWVETYLDSQGRKRTRRHYRAPTTDDLQREAKVLELLKERFHHWQVKGFIPSRAIIPGSETTRLQRERGWTHWHHLFTPRQLLLAGLFAEENAKLTNKAERAVCLLGINSITDWSSRLTRWAPNPGKEMVIQTFGNQALNTLFNYGCRGLTYLETSFFLRLVPSFCVSSHTMASDARDTSETCTIWITDPPYADAVNYHELSEFFLAWYDKQLSQLFPDWYTDSKRALAVQGSDESFRRAMVDAYTRLVQNMPDNGLQIVMFTHQDAAVWADLTMILWAAGLHVTQAWTIATETDSALKQGNYVQGTVLLVLRKRKETEPLFMDEIIHDVEAEVRRQLDTMTRLEDDSDPNFGDADYQLAAYAAALRVLTAQPIEEINPEREILRERKPGEISPVEKLIRDAVKIAADHLVPRNFNPDIWRFLSPMERFYLKGLEVESHGEYRSGVYQELARGFGAAEYTELLANTRANETRLKSATEFGKKGLSGAGFDGSLLRQCLFAVHQVRQTEETQTGLNWLKTELPDYWNQRERIIHLLDYLASLVRVSSMAHWRKDGQAAELLAGTVRNDHV